Proteins co-encoded in one Methanofollis sp. genomic window:
- a CDS encoding proton-conducting transporter membrane subunit gives MYDLIFLILFPCIIAAILLLLNNNRVRHAIVALGALVISAGSIYLLVSSFTQGAVYYTFPFEPTSLVMFALEMGIALLLLYLGVRFKQPIAVLLVLIQSAMMIYYEITWGMVVEPEMNLFIDQFSIIMALIIGIIGSLIAVFATSYMDTYHGHHPEVRDRRRMFFFVIFIFLAAMFGLVFSNNIPWIFFFWEITTLSSFLLIGYSETEEATNNAFLALKLNLLGGIAFAGAILYLASVDPSGGLLELNALLASGQAVAIIPAVLISFAGLTKSAQMPFSGWLVGAMVAPTPVSALLHSSTMVKAGVYIIVRFAPVLAGSLAGLSIAFVGAVTFLLASGIAISQSNAKKVLAYSTIANLGLIVACAGVGTPQLVWAAIFLIIFHAVAKSLLFLCVGTVEHRTGSRDIEDMDGLIVRLPKVAAMMFIGMAGMFLAPFGMLISKWAAIEAFIVAPLGLIFVMILAFGGAVTVFFWAKWMGKIIEVTPFGENLEGTVSTGKWVVLGSLTAMTVLAALLFPLISSFLVEPYVLGIFNETARLAQDNVIIMVLMIALLLVLPLSYLSYRKQGRTMPAYMGGRPTTPDMKFLGSLGIEREMTMRNYYFTDLFGEAKLLKVGNPLCILLILAAIAVIAGVAL, from the coding sequence ATGTACGACCTGATATTCCTGATACTATTCCCCTGTATCATTGCAGCCATCCTGCTATTGCTCAATAATAACAGGGTGAGGCATGCAATCGTCGCTCTGGGGGCACTCGTCATCTCGGCGGGATCCATCTACCTTCTCGTCTCCTCATTTACACAGGGAGCGGTGTACTACACCTTCCCCTTCGAGCCGACGAGTCTGGTGATGTTCGCTCTAGAGATGGGTATCGCACTCCTGCTCCTGTACCTGGGAGTCAGGTTCAAACAACCGATCGCCGTCCTGCTGGTACTCATTCAGTCGGCGATGATGATCTACTACGAGATCACCTGGGGCATGGTAGTGGAGCCTGAGATGAACCTCTTCATCGACCAGTTCTCCATCATCATGGCCCTGATCATCGGCATCATCGGCAGCCTCATCGCGGTCTTTGCCACCAGTTACATGGACACCTACCATGGCCACCACCCGGAGGTGCGTGACCGGAGGCGGATGTTCTTCTTCGTGATCTTCATCTTCCTCGCCGCGATGTTCGGCCTCGTCTTCTCCAACAACATCCCGTGGATCTTTTTCTTCTGGGAGATCACGACCCTGTCGTCTTTCCTCCTCATCGGGTATTCGGAGACGGAAGAGGCGACGAACAACGCTTTCCTCGCCCTGAAACTGAACCTCCTCGGCGGGATCGCCTTTGCCGGAGCAATCCTGTATCTCGCATCCGTCGACCCCTCGGGCGGCCTTCTTGAACTCAACGCACTCCTTGCCTCCGGCCAGGCCGTCGCCATCATCCCCGCGGTGCTGATCAGCTTCGCCGGACTGACAAAGAGCGCCCAGATGCCCTTCTCGGGCTGGCTTGTCGGCGCCATGGTCGCACCGACCCCGGTCTCCGCCCTGCTCCACTCGAGCACCATGGTCAAGGCCGGCGTGTACATCATCGTCCGCTTCGCTCCGGTGCTCGCCGGCAGCCTTGCCGGCCTCTCGATCGCCTTCGTCGGCGCCGTGACCTTCCTCCTCGCTTCGGGGATCGCCATATCCCAGAGCAATGCAAAGAAGGTCCTGGCCTACTCGACCATCGCGAACCTCGGCCTGATCGTGGCCTGCGCAGGCGTCGGGACACCCCAGCTCGTCTGGGCGGCGATATTCCTGATCATCTTCCACGCGGTCGCAAAGTCGCTCCTCTTCCTCTGCGTCGGGACTGTCGAGCACAGGACCGGCAGCCGCGACATCGAGGACATGGACGGCCTGATCGTCCGTCTCCCGAAGGTCGCGGCCATGATGTTCATCGGCATGGCCGGCATGTTCCTTGCGCCCTTCGGCATGCTGATCTCGAAGTGGGCCGCGATCGAGGCCTTCATCGTCGCCCCGCTCGGCCTCATCTTCGTGATGATCCTGGCCTTCGGCGGCGCCGTGACCGTCTTCTTCTGGGCGAAGTGGATGGGCAAGATCATCGAGGTCACGCCCTTCGGCGAGAACCTCGAGGGCACGGTCTCCACCGGCAAGTGGGTCGTCCTCGGGAGCCTCACGGCCATGACCGTGCTTGCGGCCCTCCTCTTCCCCCTGATCTCCTCGTTCCTCGTCGAGCCCTACGTCCTCGGCATCTTCAACGAGACGGCGCGGCTCGCCCAGGACAATGTCATCATCATGGTCCTGATGATCGCGCTCCTCCTCGTCCTGCCCCTCTCCTACCTCTCGTACAGGAAGCAGGGACGGACGATGCCGGCCTACATGGGCGGCAGGCCGACGACGCCCGACATGAAGTTCCTCGGGTCCCTCGGCATCGAGCGTGAGATGACGATGAGGAACTACTACTTCACCGACCTCTTCGGTGAGGCAAAACTCCTGAAGGTCGGCAATCCCCTCTGTATCCTCCTGATCCTGGCGGCCATCGCCGTCATCGCGGGGGTGGCGCTATGA
- a CDS encoding respiratory chain complex I subunit 1 family protein, translated as MISVFTAVLYLLLAPIAGGLIAGIDRKLTARMQGRVGPPLLQPFYDVAKLFEKEDVTVTPSQNFYILSYLVFMAVTGALFFAGGDLLLVIFAFTLAHIFIVLGAYAAYSPYSYVGAERELITLMAYEPMIILTAVGLYLVTGSFYVNEIAASQVPAALYLPGVLIGFLTVLTIKLRKSPFDISTSHHAHQELVKGLTTEFSGATLAKIEIAHWYETVVLLGIVYLFFGFNPLLALAVIAVTYFLEVFIDNTFSRMKWQWTMKEGWGVAVTLGFINLAVLYYFYLGV; from the coding sequence ATGATCTCTGTGTTCACCGCAGTCCTCTACCTGCTCCTCGCCCCGATCGCGGGCGGGCTCATCGCCGGTATAGACAGAAAACTCACCGCACGCATGCAGGGCAGGGTCGGGCCTCCGCTCCTCCAGCCCTTCTACGACGTGGCGAAACTCTTCGAGAAGGAGGACGTGACGGTCACGCCGTCGCAGAACTTCTACATCCTCTCGTACCTCGTCTTCATGGCGGTGACAGGGGCCCTCTTCTTTGCCGGAGGGGACCTCCTGCTCGTGATCTTCGCCTTCACGCTGGCGCACATCTTCATCGTCCTCGGCGCCTATGCGGCCTACTCGCCGTACAGCTACGTCGGTGCGGAGAGGGAACTGATCACCCTGATGGCCTACGAGCCGATGATCATCCTCACCGCCGTCGGCCTGTACCTGGTCACCGGGAGCTTCTACGTGAACGAGATCGCGGCATCCCAGGTCCCGGCCGCCCTGTACCTGCCCGGCGTCCTCATCGGGTTCCTGACCGTGCTGACGATCAAGCTCCGCAAGTCCCCCTTCGACATCTCGACCTCGCACCACGCCCACCAGGAACTGGTGAAAGGGCTTACGACCGAGTTCTCGGGAGCTACCCTTGCCAAGATCGAGATCGCCCACTGGTACGAGACCGTCGTCCTGCTCGGCATCGTGTACCTGTTCTTCGGGTTCAACCCGCTGCTGGCACTCGCCGTCATCGCCGTCACCTACTTCCTGGAGGTCTTCATCGACAACACCTTCTCCAGGATGAAGTGGCAGTGGACGATGAAGGAAGGATGGGGCGTTGCAGTGACGCTCGGGTTCATCAACCTCGCCGTCCTGTATTACTTCTATCTGGGGGTGTGA
- a CDS encoding NADH-quinone oxidoreductase subunit B family protein yields the protein MAYLKKSPWLIHYDSSSCNGCDIEVLACLTPLYDVERFGIINTGNPKHADIFVISGSVNYLNREVVKNIYEQMPDPKVVVAVGICACSGGVFAECYNVSGGVDQVIPVDVYVPGCAARPESIIDGIVKSLGILEEKRANMTKKEAHHA from the coding sequence ATGGCATATCTGAAGAAATCGCCCTGGCTAATCCATTACGACTCATCGAGCTGCAACGGCTGCGACATCGAGGTGCTCGCCTGCCTCACGCCGCTCTACGATGTGGAGAGGTTCGGGATCATCAACACCGGGAACCCGAAGCACGCCGACATCTTCGTGATCAGCGGGAGTGTCAACTACCTCAACCGCGAGGTCGTGAAAAACATCTACGAGCAGATGCCTGACCCGAAGGTCGTCGTGGCCGTCGGAATCTGCGCCTGTTCGGGCGGCGTCTTTGCCGAGTGTTACAATGTTTCGGGCGGCGTCGACCAGGTGATCCCGGTCGATGTCTATGTGCCCGGATGCGCCGCACGGCCCGAGTCGATCATCGACGGGATCGTGAAGTCGCTCGGTATCCTGGAAGAAAAGAGAGCAAACATGACGAAAAAGGAGGCTCACCATGCCTGA